Below is a genomic region from Diabrotica undecimpunctata isolate CICGRU chromosome 7, icDiaUnde3, whole genome shotgun sequence.
CCTAGTAAAAAATCGTGAACGTTTCGTGCAACTTTGTATAAAAACAGTAAACAACAACAAAGAGAATCATGTTTGTGATTATATATACCACTGCCGTGCTTCTGTCGAGTCTGCTGTGCGGGACGTTTTCTTGTGGGATTTAACATACGGTTTTTAATAAGGTTGCTTATTTACTATTGTACCACAGCTGAAATATCAATTAATTGTATTCTCAGATGCTACGTCTTCAATATACTAATGTATGAAGATGAAGCATAGACACTTACACGTACTATCTATAAGAAACTGAAAGCCCTGTGAGTATGGACCTATCTACATACTCTGTGATTATTTTGGATGGACAGAGCCCCAAACACAAACGTACTGAACCAACTAAACAAACAATCATTAATCGTACGTATAAGcaacaaagaaaattaaaaatatttcgaacatattgttctgaagttattttcttgtggcattttaaagtaattaatattttattgggaataagccataattaaaggttaaaacaagtttattgacgtttcaatttccacttcggaaatcgttctcaaaatacaacattaatgaaacgtcaataaacttattttaaccttcaattgtggcttattcccattaaaatagtaattatttcgAATATATACTGCATAATACAAAATACATGTTGTTACAACTTGGTATGCAGTGTAATATTGTAGATAAAAGAAGTCAAGGTCGTTGCAATGGTAGTGAACCAGCACATCACTTTTTAGAGAGGCGGTCGACAAAGTTCAAATAGAGTTCATGACAAAGACAACAATAATGGGAACGAGAATATTGTTcacaaatttgaagaaaaaaatattcttatgcCTGTTTTCgctttttaaacttaaaaactcTCTATTTCAATAACGACAAAATTTGTCACACATGACTAGAAGAACGTTTAGTTTTAAATTTGAATGACGAATCGCTCTCAAACATATTTCAGGTTACTTTAAAAACACCCTGTTATTAACCCATTCGTTAATATCTCTTAAATGTATTCTATAACTGAAAAATTAACAGAAATGTACaatatatgttttttaatatttaatgtaaaaactatgaaatttgactgacctatAAACATACGTGATGATTTGGCGCCACATCACTGGGTTTCAAATAAAACGTCAAAGTCCTCGAAACAACGCTGGGAAATTATATTTCATTTAAACGCTGAAAATGGCAGAAAACGGTGGTGATGTTGGTGGTATCCCGAATGTATTTGGGAAAGAAGGAAATATTCCGACAACAGAGGAACTTCTGAAGATGTTGGAAGGAATGTCGGAACTTAGTGAAGAAAATAAACAGGAATTAAGGGAGAGCATTCTAAGGGGAGGACTAGCTAGAGAAGCAGAAAATCTAGCCGATTCTGTAAAAGAAAATGTTGCATCCGGTGGTGTGTTGGGAGAATTCacagttttattcatttttatttcaatagTTTTTTTGATTCTAGGTAAGACTTTAAAGTAACATATGTTATCCTATAATTATTGTATAagagaatta
It encodes:
- the LOC140445664 gene encoding uncharacterized protein, yielding MAENGGDVGGIPNVFGKEGNIPTTEELLKMLEGMSELSEENKQELRESILRGGLAREAENLADSVKENVASGGVLGEFTVLFIFISIVFLILVFFGYKLYSSLMEKERRKEEKKRQRQQKKKK